Genomic window (Eremothecium sinecaudum strain ATCC 58844 chromosome VI, complete sequence):
GGTGGAAAAAAATTCCAACTATTCAAGATATTCAATTTGAGGATCATTTTAGGTTAGTGCATAACAGAGCGAAAACTAGAACCAAACGAAAAATGGCTAAGTTCTTGAAAGCTGGTAAAGTTGGTACGTATATCAGTTATATCAATATTTGATTTTCCAGCGTTAGGGAGTTACATTTGCGTACAGACAGTGGGGTTTTATGAGATATACAGAAATGTTTACTGACAGTGGGAGAAACAAGCAATAGAAGGATGTTATCCATAATAACTGAATTTAAGCCCTCTGTCCGATTGGAGAGTAATGAAAATGTATCAAAGTAGAATTTATTTGGTGTCTTAAGACTATAATATTGCAGTGGGGCGCGTGTAACTCACATCTTATTCGATGGAGCGTATATCttttaaaatataataCTAACTGTTTTTTTACAGCTGTTGTCGTCCGCGGTCGTTACGCCGGTAAGAAGGTCGTGATCATCAAGCCACACGACGAAGGTTCCAAGTCCCACCAATTTGGTCATGCCTTGGTTGCTGGTATTGAAAGATACCCATTGAAGGTCACTAAAAGACAAGGTGCGAAGAAGGTTGCTAAGAGAACCAAGATTAAGCCATTTATCAAGGTTATCAACTACAACCACTTGTTGCCAACCAGATATACCTTGGACGTGGAAGCTTTCAAGTCTGTTGTATCTACTGAAACTTTCGAAGAACCATCTCAAAGATCAGAAGCTAAGAAGGTTATCAAGAAGGCTTTCGAGGAAAGACACCAAGCTGGTAAGAACCAATGGTTCTTCACTAAGTTGAACTTCTAAAGGGATTTTGTTCCGGTAAGCATTATCATTATGTAATTTAAAAATCAAATCCTGTATAACCCGTATCATCCTTTTTAATTTCTAAAATGACTTCGAACGTTAGTTCGTGAGACTGGCTTTTGGTCCATCTTAAGTTGTTTTTAGATCTTGTTTTGTTGAAAAGTAGGCGCTGGGAAGCTACTGTATGCCACTAC
Coding sequences:
- a CDS encoding 60S ribosomal protein eL27 (Syntenic homolog of Ashbya gossypii AFR413C; Syntenic homolog of Saccharomyces cerevisiae YHR010W (RPL27A) and YDR471W (RPL27B); 1-intron in Ashbya gossypii) codes for the protein MAKFLKAGKVAVVVRGRYAGKKVVIIKPHDEGSKSHQFGHALVAGIERYPLKVTKRQGAKKVAKRTKIKPFIKVINYNHLLPTRYTLDVEAFKSVVSTETFEEPSQRSEAKKVIKKAFEERHQAGKNQWFFTKLNF